ACCATCCATCAAATCATCGACCTATATGCAAATGCCGGTCTAAAAAGGCCCGTAGCCGACATCGCCAGGATGGAAAAGATGTACGCTCATTCCAACCTTATAGTTACCGCCTTGGACAACGACGTGCTGGTGGGCATTTCCAGGGCTATGACGGATTATAGTTACTGGTGTTACCTGGCAGACCTGGCCGTGAATACCCGCTATCAGAAACGGGGAATAGGCAGGCAGCTCATCGCGCACACGAAGGCGGCCGCCGGGGAGGAGTGTATGTTGCTGCTATTGTCGGCACCGACGGCCATGACTTACTATCCGCAGATAGGATTGCGGCATTTGCAGAATGCGTTTGGGGTCGATAGAGAAAAATAGGGCATTACAACTGCTTATGCTTCTCCCCCCATATTTCCAACTGCTGGATCACCGGCTTCAGATCATACCCGATCTCCGTGAGTTCATACTCCACCCGCGGCGGCACCTCCGCATATACCGTACGTTTCACGATCTTGCTCTCCTCCAGCTTTCGCAGTTGTAACGTAAGCATACGCTCCGTAATGGTCGGTAACAACTTCCGCAGTTCGCCAAACCTAAGCTTGCCATTCATGAGCCAGGAACAGATCACCAGCGACCATTGCCCGCCAATGATATTGGATGCATATACCTCCGGGCACTCGTCCATCAGTGCCTGTTTGTTCGCGAAGTTGGTAGAGCTTTCCTTTATTTTAGACATTACTTACATTTTTTATAGTACCCTACAATCGGTAGCTAATGTACCAAATAAACGGTGGCCCCTTTAATTTTGTTGTTAAAACAGGTAAGATGAAAACATTGGTGATTGTAGCACATCCGGATATCGAAAATTCAACCGTTAATAAAAGATGGGTAGCAGCACTGCAGCAGTACCCCGACCTATATACCGTGCATCCCCTCTACCAGGTGTACCCGGACGAAAAGATAGACGTACTGGCAGAGCAACAACTGGTCGAGCAACACGATCGTATCGTCTTTCAATTTCCGTATTATTGGTTTAATTGTCCCCCCTTACTAAAGAAGTGGCTGGAGGATGTGATGTTACACGGCTGGGCATACGGCAGTAAAAGCGGCTACAAAATGGGCGGAAAGAAGATTGCATTGGCCGTGTCCGCTGGCGTTGACGAGGAAGAATATCAGCATGGAGAAAAGTATAAATACACCCTGGAAGAACTTTTACGCCCATTCGAGTTGACCTTCGAATATGTAAAGGCGGATTACCGGCCCTTTTTCGCCTTTTACGGACTGGAGTTTAATGTTTCGGAGGAATATGTGGAGCAGAGCGTACCGAAGTATTTGGCGTTTTTACAGTCGTTCTGACAATACGACCCGACCGTCACGCAACCGTCACCCGACCATCACTGAACCATCGGATGGGTAATCTGACCCTTCCCGAAATCCAACTTTGCCCGAAAGTGTATCTTTTCTGCGCGAAAAGGTCTCATTGATCCGCCGTTTTGACCCTCATATTTGCAGGAAAAAAGCATATGATCCAGGAACAATTTAACGCCATCTGCTCCGGTGCCCGCGGCAAGTTCGGCAAACAGATCGTGTCCTATTTCCGGTACGGGAGGCAAATCATCGCAAAGGCCCCGCGCAAACGTCCTGGCAGGGGCACCGACGCGCAGGAACGTACGAAGGCAAACTTCCGGGACGGGGCCGTATGGTCTGCCAGGGTACGCAAGTCGCAGGAGCTGCATGCCATTTATAAAGCCGGCAGGCATGGCGCCCTGAACGCGCATAATCTCGCTATTTCCGACTTCCTGCAAGCCCCTGTGATCCATCACGTGGAGATCGGGGATACGGGCATCGTGGTAACGGCTACGGATAACTTTAGAGTGGCGGGTGTGACCGTGCAGCTGTACAATCGTAACGGGCAGTTGATAGAAAGTGGGAAAGCCCTGGCCAGTGGAAATGATACCTGGTTGTACGAGCCTGTTAAGGAGCAGCTGGATGGCTGTCGTATTGTGGTGTCCGTAAAGGATTTGCCGGGCAACGAGGCGGTGAGGGAGATGGTGTGGAGGGGGAGAAGGTGGAGTATGAAGTGGCGGGGGATATGCCGTTGGAAGCGTGCAACGTAGCTAAAGACTGCATTCAGAAAAAAATTGTAAACTTACGCCTGACAACCTAGCATATTATCATGGGAGTACAGGCATTGCCATACGGAAGTTTGATTGAAATAGACAGGCATTCCGATGTTCCCGTTTTTAAGCAGTTAGCGAAGGGAATTGTCTTGCTGATAAAAGACGGCAAGTTGAAACCGGGATATCAGCTGCCTGCCAGTCGCGACATGGCGTCAATGATGGAGATTAACCGTACAACGGTGGTATCGGCCTATGAAGACCTCCAGGTGGAAGGATGGCTCGAAGGGATAGCACGGAAAGGAAACTTTGTGGCCAAACAGCTCCCGGAAATACATCCTAAATCTTTCGGAGCTGCCCAGGGGTCGGGCTTGCAGGAAGATCATGGCTTCTACAAACAGGTGGCCATAAGATCTGCTGCGAAGAGGGTATTGGGCGCGCATCAATTGATGATTAACGACGGTTATCCCGATGTGAGGCTGGCACCCCTGGATGCTATTTATGACCGGTACAGGTTCTTATCAAAAAGGGTTCACCTCCATAGCAGGCTTTTAAACGACAGTGCTGCCGGAAGTGTATCGTTGAGAAATGAGCTGGCACTTTTTCTATCTAAAACCAGGGCACTCGATATCGGACCGCAGCATGTAATGGTTACGCATGGCGCGCAACTCGCCATTTTTGTAGCGGCCAGCATGACGCTGCGGCCTGGCAGTACGGTCATCGTCGGCGACTTGAATTATGTGCTTGCGGACAAACTCTTTGAACAGATGGGCGCAAAACTGGTCAAAGTAAAAGTTGACGAAAATGGGATGGATGTGGACGAAATAGCGCGCATCTGCAAAAAGTCACCGCCTGATCTGCTGTATATCATCCCGCACCATCATCACCCGACAACCGTGACGCTCAGTAAAGAGCGGAGGTTACAGCTTTTGGAAATCATCCGCCAGTATCGGTTCCCGGTTATCGAGGACGATTATGATTATGACTATCATTATGAAAACGCTCCCATACTGCCGCTAGCCAGTGCGGATCATCGCGGCTATGTAATTTACATTGGCTCTGTCTCAAAGACGTTAGCGCCCTCTACCAGGTTAGGCTATCTGATCGCAGGGGATGATTTCATATACCAGGCTTCCATGTTCAAACGATTGGTCGAAATCCGCGGCGACGTATTGTTTGAGGAATCAGTCGCGCATCTTTTTAAAACAGGAGAGATGCAACGGCATTTACGAAAGTCGGTGAAGCTGTATAAAGAACGCCGGGATACTTTCTGCGAGCTTCTTCATTCCTGCGTAGGAGATATCAGCCATTTTAGCCTGCCGAAAGGCGGGATGGCTGTCTGGACCACCTTTGCCCCGGAGTATTCGATACCCGACCTCGCCGGTCGCCTGGCAAAGAACGGTATTTACATGAATGAAGGCAGCATTTACCAATATAACGATAACGTCAACGGAATCAGGGTGGGATTTGCTTCGCTGAATCCAGACGAAATGCAGCAGTTTTTCAAGGCACTGAAAGCATGTAAGGAGTGATAAGGGATGCGCAGCAGGAAACAATCATCCTGCTGCGCATGACTGTTATGACGACTTATTCCAATCATCAAACCTGATTGCTCCCGGGTAAAAATCGCCGGCAGGCACTAACGCCGATTTGGGGATATCGAAGAACATGTATTTATTGTCATCGTTAGCTATCACTATCTTGTCTTCACGCTTTTCGTCCAGGTACTTTTGCACAAATTCATTCATCGGACCACGATCGGGGCCGGCTATCTCAACGATGGCGTTTTTCGGTTCCTCCAAAGCAAATTTCACAACATAGTTTACGACATCTGCCACGGCGATCGGTTGATAGTCGACTGTAGACACATGTACTTCTTTGCCATCTCCCTGCACCGCAATGATCGTAGATGTATGTTCATGAAATTGCGTCGAACGGATGATCGTATAAGGGAGCCCGGAAGTGATGATCGTGTCCTCCTGCTGCTGCTTGGCTTGTAAATAGCCGATATGTTGAGCCAGCGGCGTTCCAACGATAGACAGTACCAGGTGATGTTTCACACTGGAAGTTTTCTCGGCTGTTACCAGGTTGTTGCCCGCGGTACGGAAAAAATTCAGTGCCGTTTCTCCATCCGGGGATGAGGAGTTAGACAGGTCAATCACAATACCAGTTCCGGCCAGTGCTGCTGCGAGGCCTTGCCCCGTCAGGATATCCACGCCTGCGCTGGGCGATCCGACAACCACATCATGACCCATACTTTCCAGCTTTTTACATACGCCTTTGCCGATGAGGCCCGTTCCTCCGATGACTAAAATCTTCATATCAAATTACTTTTTGAAATACAGAATGGAACCCCGGTAACCCTCAGGATGGCCGGCTTATGTACACGGACATGAGCTGTCATTCATTCGCCATCTGAAGCACCTGGTTTCCCGACAAAGTAATCGATTAAGTAGATGTAAGCAGCCATCCAGGATTTGTTTTCATGGCAGTCCAGGCTCTTTCTAACCAACGGTCACGGGAAACCGCTCTACGGCCCACCGCCCGCCACACAAATCCATATCACGCCACTTTACATTTTCTTAATATCCGGCCAGCGTACTGTATTTTACTTTTGCAGGTAATGAAAGTACTTCCGGATAATAATACGATCATTGCGGCACTCGCCGAAGGCGATGAGCAGCTTTTCGGGCAGTTGTATGACTATTACAGTCAAGCGCTGTTCCGAAACATCTACAAATTATTACCTGACACCCAGGAAGCTGAAGATGTATTGCAAACTGTTTTCCTGAAGTTATGGGAGCAACGGCACTCCCTTAACAGTAAGCAGTCTGTGGCAGGGTGGTTGTTTACCACCAGCTTTTATATGACGATGACCTGCGTGCGGAAAAAGGTGAAAACCAGGATGCAGGCGCTGGCGGAAACATCGCTTGAAGTGAAGCAGGAGGAGTGGGAGCATGATGATCGTTATGAAAAAAAGACCGCTTTCTTAAGAGAAGCCATTGATTCGTTGCCCGAAAGAAAACGCCTGGCCTTTGAATTGTACAAAATACAGGGCAAATCCTACAAAGAAGTAGCCGAAACCTTAGGTATCAAGGAAGAAACGGTTAAAGAATACGTGAAATCCGCCCTCCAGATGCTGCGGCAAATGGCCGCTAAAAGCGATGTTGCTCTATATACGCTCTTCGTATTTTTTATCGCCTGAGTTTGTTAACAATTGCGTAATACAGCAGGCACCCCCTTCTTTTTACTTTTTTACATTTTATGTTGAAGATGCGAAACT
This genomic interval from Chitinophaga horti contains the following:
- a CDS encoding GNAT family N-acetyltransferase, with product MNTNIIYKTGVFPTIHQIIDLYANAGLKRPVADIARMEKMYAHSNLIVTALDNDVLVGISRAMTDYSYWCYLADLAVNTRYQKRGIGRQLIAHTKAAAGEECMLLLLSAPTAMTYYPQIGLRHLQNAFGVDREK
- a CDS encoding winged helix-turn-helix transcriptional regulator, which codes for MSKIKESSTNFANKQALMDECPEVYASNIIGGQWSLVICSWLMNGKLRFGELRKLLPTITERMLTLQLRKLEESKIVKRTVYAEVPPRVEYELTEIGYDLKPVIQQLEIWGEKHKQL
- a CDS encoding NAD(P)H-dependent oxidoreductase, whose translation is MKTLVIVAHPDIENSTVNKRWVAALQQYPDLYTVHPLYQVYPDEKIDVLAEQQLVEQHDRIVFQFPYYWFNCPPLLKKWLEDVMLHGWAYGSKSGYKMGGKKIALAVSAGVDEEEYQHGEKYKYTLEELLRPFELTFEYVKADYRPFFAFYGLEFNVSEEYVEQSVPKYLAFLQSF
- a CDS encoding PLP-dependent aminotransferase family protein → MGVQALPYGSLIEIDRHSDVPVFKQLAKGIVLLIKDGKLKPGYQLPASRDMASMMEINRTTVVSAYEDLQVEGWLEGIARKGNFVAKQLPEIHPKSFGAAQGSGLQEDHGFYKQVAIRSAAKRVLGAHQLMINDGYPDVRLAPLDAIYDRYRFLSKRVHLHSRLLNDSAAGSVSLRNELALFLSKTRALDIGPQHVMVTHGAQLAIFVAASMTLRPGSTVIVGDLNYVLADKLFEQMGAKLVKVKVDENGMDVDEIARICKKSPPDLLYIIPHHHHPTTVTLSKERRLQLLEIIRQYRFPVIEDDYDYDYHYENAPILPLASADHRGYVIYIGSVSKTLAPSTRLGYLIAGDDFIYQASMFKRLVEIRGDVLFEESVAHLFKTGEMQRHLRKSVKLYKERRDTFCELLHSCVGDISHFSLPKGGMAVWTTFAPEYSIPDLAGRLAKNGIYMNEGSIYQYNDNVNGIRVGFASLNPDEMQQFFKALKACKE
- a CDS encoding SDR family oxidoreductase, translating into MKILVIGGTGLIGKGVCKKLESMGHDVVVGSPSAGVDILTGQGLAAALAGTGIVIDLSNSSSPDGETALNFFRTAGNNLVTAEKTSSVKHHLVLSIVGTPLAQHIGYLQAKQQQEDTIITSGLPYTIIRSTQFHEHTSTIIAVQGDGKEVHVSTVDYQPIAVADVVNYVVKFALEEPKNAIVEIAGPDRGPMNEFVQKYLDEKREDKIVIANDDNKYMFFDIPKSALVPAGDFYPGAIRFDDWNKSS
- a CDS encoding RNA polymerase sigma factor, which codes for MKVLPDNNTIIAALAEGDEQLFGQLYDYYSQALFRNIYKLLPDTQEAEDVLQTVFLKLWEQRHSLNSKQSVAGWLFTTSFYMTMTCVRKKVKTRMQALAETSLEVKQEEWEHDDRYEKKTAFLREAIDSLPERKRLAFELYKIQGKSYKEVAETLGIKEETVKEYVKSALQMLRQMAAKSDVALYTLFVFFIA